A single Parabacteroides timonensis DNA region contains:
- the recN gene encoding DNA repair protein RecN: MLKSLFIQNFVLIDSLDIQFDNGFSVITGETGAGKSIILGALSLVLGQRADGKSIKNGSDKCVIEATFDVSKYQLEEFFHTNDLEYDPEICILRRELFASGKSRAFVNDSPVSLNVMKELGSRLIDIHSQHQNLLLGDNRFQLKVIDVMAENEILLILYRKEYQRYQSLKRELREVTEKADQNRQEEDYIRFQLEQLTEARLVAGEQEELEQELETLSHAEDIKGSLYKITELLNGEEQGSVRLIKEALSTADSLERYYPKAKEIAERLRSAYIDLNDLASETDVLKEDVEFSPERLDWVNERLNTLYTLEQKHRVSTVEELIAIQDKYTEQLRDIDSFDEQIEAIKGQLDISHQELLQQAAVLSEQRKIASRAIASQLVEMVIPLGMPNVQFAVDFVSRPEPESDGMDDIRFLFSANKSGELQPVAQTASGGEISRLMLCIKAMIAGFTALPAIIFDEVDTGVSGDIADKMGDIMQELGAKMQVITITHLPQIAAKGKEHFFVYKEDTTERTITRIKKLNKDERIKEVARMLSGASLTGASIANAKELLKVKR, encoded by the coding sequence ATGCTGAAATCTTTATTTATACAGAATTTTGTCTTAATAGATAGTCTGGATATTCAGTTCGATAACGGCTTTTCGGTGATAACTGGTGAAACGGGAGCCGGAAAGTCTATTATTTTAGGGGCATTATCATTGGTTCTCGGTCAGCGTGCAGATGGAAAGAGCATAAAGAATGGCTCCGACAAATGTGTGATCGAGGCGACTTTTGATGTTTCCAAATACCAGTTGGAAGAGTTTTTCCATACAAATGATCTGGAGTATGATCCGGAGATATGTATTCTTCGCCGGGAATTATTTGCTTCCGGTAAATCGCGCGCCTTCGTAAATGACTCGCCTGTTTCTCTGAATGTGATGAAGGAGTTAGGCAGCCGTCTGATCGATATCCACTCGCAGCATCAGAACTTGTTGTTGGGCGATAATCGTTTTCAGTTGAAAGTGATCGATGTAATGGCGGAGAACGAGATTCTGTTGATCCTGTATCGTAAGGAGTACCAGCGTTACCAGTCTCTGAAAAGGGAATTGAGGGAGGTGACGGAGAAAGCCGATCAGAACCGACAGGAAGAAGATTATATTCGTTTCCAGCTGGAGCAACTGACGGAGGCTCGTTTGGTTGCCGGTGAACAAGAAGAACTGGAACAGGAGTTGGAAACATTGTCGCATGCTGAAGATATCAAAGGTTCATTATATAAGATAACCGAGTTACTGAATGGTGAGGAACAGGGGAGTGTCCGCTTGATAAAAGAGGCGCTTTCTACTGCCGACTCTTTGGAACGTTATTATCCTAAAGCGAAAGAGATTGCCGAACGTTTGCGGTCGGCTTATATCGACCTGAATGATCTGGCTTCCGAAACCGATGTCCTGAAAGAAGATGTGGAGTTCAGCCCTGAACGCCTGGACTGGGTGAACGAACGTCTGAATACGCTTTATACGTTGGAGCAGAAACATCGTGTTTCTACCGTAGAGGAACTGATTGCCATACAGGATAAATATACAGAGCAACTACGTGATATCGATTCGTTCGATGAACAGATCGAAGCGATAAAGGGACAGTTGGATATTTCTCACCAGGAACTGCTTCAACAGGCTGCCGTATTGAGCGAGCAGCGTAAGATTGCCTCCCGTGCGATCGCCTCCCAATTGGTGGAGATGGTCATTCCGTTGGGAATGCCTAATGTACAGTTTGCCGTCGATTTCGTTTCCCGTCCCGAACCTGAAAGCGATGGAATGGACGATATCCGCTTTCTCTTCTCTGCCAATAAGAGCGGTGAACTGCAACCGGTGGCACAAACGGCATCCGGTGGTGAGATTTCCCGCCTGATGTTATGCATAAAGGCAATGATTGCCGGTTTTACTGCCCTTCCTGCAATTATTTTTGATGAAGTGGATACAGGAGTTTCCGGGGATATTGCCGATAAAATGGGGGATATTATGCAGGAACTGGGTGCAAAAATGCAGGTGATCACCATTACGCATCTACCACAGATCGCAGCAAAAGGTAAAGAGCATTTCTTTGTCTATAAGGAAGATACGACAGAACGTACGATTACCCGTATCAAGAAACTGAACAAAGATGAGCGCATAAAGGAAGTGGCTCGTATGTTGAGCGGTGCCTCCCTGACAGGGGCTTCGATTGCCAATGCGAAAGAGTTATTGAAGGTGAAACGGTGA
- the porD gene encoding type IX secretion system protein PorD produces MKMIKRLLFLFLLGTLPFTGNAQELIAQVKINRDKIQGTTTVFETLEKALIEFINNRKWTDATFAVNERIDCTFNIIINEKPSDNSFKAEIQVQARRPVYNSSYTTTLLNFRDTQLDFDYTEYEPFEYTENSLSSNLTATLVFYIYTILGLDFDSFAPKGGNPFFQQAQQIVTLAQAQMSWNGWKAFDSDRNRHALATALTDNTSEAFRDMWYNYHRKGLDEMAANPDRGRTTIISLLPVMEELKKTRPNSVLLQMFADAKLDEIVAIYSKATTTEKQEGYKLLSNLYPAMTTRLEALKK; encoded by the coding sequence ATGAAAATGATTAAAAGACTGTTATTCCTGTTCCTGTTGGGAACCCTACCTTTTACCGGTAATGCACAAGAGTTGATAGCCCAGGTCAAAATCAACAGAGATAAGATCCAGGGTACGACAACGGTGTTTGAAACATTGGAAAAAGCATTGATCGAGTTTATCAATAACCGGAAATGGACGGATGCAACCTTTGCTGTCAACGAAAGGATTGACTGTACTTTTAATATTATCATCAATGAAAAGCCTTCCGACAATAGCTTCAAGGCTGAAATACAGGTTCAGGCACGTCGTCCGGTCTATAACTCCAGTTATACCACCACATTGTTGAACTTTCGTGACACCCAGCTCGATTTCGATTACACGGAGTACGAACCGTTTGAATATACGGAAAACTCATTGAGCAGTAATCTGACGGCTACACTTGTTTTCTACATTTATACCATTCTGGGACTTGATTTCGATAGTTTTGCTCCGAAGGGGGGAAATCCTTTCTTTCAGCAGGCACAACAGATCGTAACCCTGGCGCAGGCGCAAATGTCGTGGAACGGCTGGAAGGCTTTCGATAGCGACCGTAACCGCCATGCTCTTGCTACTGCTCTGACGGATAACACTTCTGAGGCTTTCCGTGATATGTGGTACAACTATCATCGCAAAGGACTCGATGAAATGGCAGCTAATCCTGATCGTGGCCGTACGACAATTATCTCTCTGTTGCCGGTTATGGAGGAGTTGAAGAAAACCCGACCGAACTCTGTCCTGTTACAGATGTTTGCCGATGCTAAACTGGATGAAATCGTTGCTATCTATTCTAAAGCGACTACAACGGAGAAACAGGAAGGATATAAGCTGCTTTCTAATCTCTATCCGGCAATGACCACCCGTTTGGAGGCACTTAAAAAATAA
- the rlmB gene encoding 23S rRNA (guanosine(2251)-2'-O)-methyltransferase RlmB encodes MKENEMVFGIRAVIEAIQADKEIDKILIKRELQGELSRELFEVLKGREIPVQRVPAERLDRLTRKNHQGVIAFIPAVTYQRLEDIIPFVYEQGKSPFIVLLDGVTDVRNFGAIARTCECAGVDAIVIPAKGSVTVNADAIKTSAGALHVLPVCKEKSISEAIRFLQASGVKVYAASEKAYENYTAIKYEGPVAIVMGAEDTGVSMDNLRICDSMVKIPQFGTIGSLNVSVASSILIYEVVRQRMNEEQNN; translated from the coding sequence ATGAAAGAGAACGAAATGGTATTCGGCATACGTGCCGTGATAGAGGCTATCCAGGCCGATAAGGAAATAGATAAAATTCTTATAAAGCGCGAGTTGCAGGGGGAGTTGTCCCGTGAACTGTTTGAAGTACTGAAAGGACGTGAGATTCCTGTTCAACGTGTACCGGCAGAGCGTCTCGATCGTTTGACCCGGAAAAATCACCAGGGAGTGATCGCTTTTATTCCGGCTGTGACTTATCAGCGTCTGGAAGATATTATACCTTTTGTTTATGAGCAGGGAAAAAGCCCTTTCATCGTACTTTTGGACGGCGTTACCGATGTCCGCAATTTCGGAGCGATAGCCCGTACTTGCGAATGTGCAGGAGTCGATGCTATTGTTATTCCGGCAAAAGGAAGCGTCACTGTCAATGCTGATGCGATCAAGACATCTGCCGGAGCCCTGCATGTATTACCCGTTTGTAAAGAGAAAAGCATTTCGGAAGCGATCCGTTTCCTGCAGGCAAGCGGAGTGAAAGTATATGCTGCTAGCGAGAAAGCATACGAGAACTATACAGCTATCAAATATGAGGGTCCCGTTGCTATCGTAATGGGAGCGGAAGATACAGGTGTTTCGATGGATAACCTGCGTATCTGCGACAGCATGGTGAAGATTCCTCAGTTCGGGACGATCGGTTCACTCAACGTGTCGGTGGCAAGTTCTATCCTTATTTATGAGGTAGTGCGTCAGCGTATGAATGAAGAACAAAACAACTAA
- a CDS encoding RidA family protein — protein MKKVIATTNAPAAIGPYSQAVQVGNMLFASGQLGIDPATGNFVEGAVKEQTAQAFKNVKAILTEAGYDIDDVVKTTVFLADMGDFVAMNEVYASQFEGTFPARSAVAVKTLPKNGLVEIEVIAVKA, from the coding sequence ATGAAAAAAGTTATTGCAACAACAAATGCACCTGCCGCAATAGGCCCTTACAGCCAGGCAGTACAAGTAGGAAATATGTTATTTGCTTCCGGCCAGCTGGGTATCGATCCGGCAACAGGCAACTTCGTGGAAGGTGCTGTGAAGGAACAGACAGCACAGGCTTTCAAGAACGTTAAGGCTATCCTGACAGAAGCAGGATACGATATCGACGATGTGGTGAAAACAACCGTATTCCTTGCCGATATGGGCGATTTCGTAGCAATGAATGAAGTATATGCTTCACAGTTTGAAGGAACTTTCCCGGCTCGCTCTGCCGTAGCCGTAAAAACATTGCCGAAGAATGGTTTGGTAGAGATTGAAGTGATTGCTGTAAAGGCTTGA